The DNA window TGaagatcaatttaatttattttaatcacaCTCCCAACAATACATCAGATAGGAAGTTATCGAATTCCCATTGGTATCCCATCGATATGAAGCTATTGTTAGAACAGCGTCCGCCATCTTTGCTCAAAGTACTGACTCAAAGGGTATGGTTAAAATTAGGGATTCCGGTTTGCATTTCTGTTTCATGCAAGCACGAGTATTTCACAACTTTTACGTCCCTTATTATTTATATTGATTCATAGGAATGGAGAAATCATCCATGGACCTCCATAATAGTGAAAATTGacctaataaataaaaatgcctAGTAATCTTAAACAAAgacctaattttttttatggaaCTTCATGacgtagaaaatttatttcaattcttCGTTAATGTtctgatggccctgaaaagggccgggtttttaatgcaatggtcagaatttacttggagctggtatATTTGGTGACGGCTTTGGTGCCTTCCGAGACAGCATGTTTGGCCAATTCTCCcggcagcagcaaacggacggcggtttgaaccTCGCGGGAAGTGATCGTCGAGCGTTTGTTGTAATGTGCCAGACGAGAAGCCTCGTTAGCAATGCGTTCGAAAATGTCGTTAACAAAGCTGTTCATGATGCTCATGGCCTTGGATGAGACACCGGTGTCCGGGTGGACTTGTTTCaacaccttgtagatgtagatGGCATAGCTTTCCTTCCGGCGTTGCTTACGCTTCTTTTTGTCTCCCTTCACAATGCTCTTCTGCGCCTTGCCGGATTTTTTGGCGGCTTTTCCACTGGTTTTCGGTGCCATTTCAACTGACGTACGATGCTTTTACGATGCTACAAACGAAATGATATAGACGCACAGTGTGTCGTGTCTCTTTTATACTCGTTCGTAGTGGAATGAAAATCcgtccttttttatgttttctcgTTACATTtccttcgtagctccacccttcGGTAGTTGATGAACATTGCAGCGGGTATATAACGAGTGTCTTTCCGGGCAAGTGGCATCAGTATCACTATTGCAGTACGCAGTTGCTACGTGAAACAAAAATCTAACAAAGAAAATGTCTGGACGCGGTAAAGGAGGCAAAGTTAAGGGAAAGGCAAAGTCCCGCTCGAATCGTGCTGGTCTTCAGTTCCCTGTGGGCCGTATCCACCGTCTGTTGAGGAAAGGAAACTATGCCGAACGTGTTGGAGCCGGAGCACCCGTCTATCTGGCGGCTGTGATGGAATACCTCGCGGCTGAAGTGTTGGAATTGGCAGGAAAcgctgcccgtgacaacaagaagaccagaatcatcccgcgtcatctgcagctggccattcgCAACGATGAGGAGTTGAACAAGCTGCTCTCTGGAGTGACCATTGCTCAGGGTGGTGTTCTGCCAAACATCCAGGCTGTACTACTGcccaagaagaccgaaaagaagGCCTAAATCAAACGCTGAACCAACCCTTGTACAAAAccgtccttttcaggacgaccACATATTTGTGATAAAGAAAAACAATAGAAATCGTTTCCTATATTGTTCTAGTAATAATGCAACTGCCCAAGAAGGTACCCATGGTCAAGGGGAACAAGTATGTTTTTGTCGTGAGACATGTCGATAGACTTGAAAGATTCGTAGTaacactgcctaagctcgactcctgacagcagaaggcaaaagattagtccgtaagattttaagcctgtttctaatgactctGCCACTTCTAATTTTTCGAtgtgtatatttcacatccttgctgaTACTAGATTATTATGGctttaaaatttcatatttttcctaCTTAGTAATATCCAGCTAAATGAATCGTTAAAAAAGTAAGAAATATGGTTTTATATTTCAAACTATAACGATTCAATGCTTAAACCTTAGActcaaaaatattgttgaaccgCCCTAATTAACAAATTCTATGTCGAACCCACTGCCACTGTGGTATGTGGTGTGTCCCTTTACCAATTCATATTAAAAGTTGATTTCAAAATATCATTTGTCAAGTACAAATGATTTGTCTGTTGTCCCCTAGCGAACACATCCCGAGCATAAGAAAATAACTTCAGAATACCAAATTCAGGTATACTGTACCCAATACTTGAACACCACAATACGTTATTGAGAAGCCTTGCATAAGAGTTAAAATACCCGAAATAATAACTGAGACATGTACTACGAATAGCTAGTTGATAATGAAACTAATTAtgataatacctgaataataacatacacagaaaaaaatattttgtaattttaagtttattttcatgcacatatttggagcatgaatataaatgtaaaattaagttccaccacaaacacacacgacttgccgtgctttcttcaacgaattatattattattttgcacgtggattgaaaattacagtttctttaaacggaaaaccaatgcgcttcttatgtatttttactcgaatactgctgtaaaatgaatgacatgtaatattacacgaacgaaagtataaaattgtatgctgtttgatgctccaattgattttaacgtaattttcaatcaatttttttgattcaatcgttgtatgtttacattcgtattgatttacatgtcgttttaatttcattattttttggtgtgtaaccttttcaaccttccaataacaaaattcactgcATGAAGGTATTtaataaggtattgatttggtatttgtaaaaatcactggaatacataaataatactaaaataaagtattatacctcatctAGGTATTCAGCAGATAGTGAAGAATGTTTCTTCAATgtctgcttaatacctcaatgaggtattaaAAATCAATACCAGGTTTTGGTATACcagaaaatagtatgctcgggttattggccagttattttctcctgatCGGGATAACATTAACATTGTGTCAGCATTTTCAAACtattcaattaagttttttgaTATTAGAAGTTTTAAACGACGAGCTGTTAACAATTGCATGATGCATGCAAACGTCGTTccctaacgctggaatgtgtctTAAAACCCTACAATTTTTAGGTGAACGGGTCGATGgcaaattgaaatttcaacaaaaagttcAAGAATGCCTGACTTCCACTGCAAATTTGATATGGTGGAAAATATCATTAAAAAAAGTCGTAATTTAAATAGCACAAAATATGTTTTAGTATCACCTAGAGTTGCCACCACTACGCGTCTGACCCAGAGACTCCAATTTTTAAGGGCGATTTCCGGGCTTCTGAGTTTTATATCAATTTCCTGGGTTTGGataatttaaactttttcagtaggaattttgattttttttgtaatatatttTAAAGGTGTAAGTAGTGATTTTATCACCCCTTGGCTTCAGATTTATTGATCCTCCGTTTAAAGTTGGCCAAGATGCGTCTACCAAATATTTCGGACTTCGCATACAAAATTATTACATTCCAAAGACTCCTAATTGATACtgaagttttattttgtatgtCCCCTGTGCATTTAGTAAACTAAATAATTTGTAGATTTGACATGAACTAGTTTTAAATAATATCTAACAATCCAATCATGCAGGGACTCATACGAAACCTGGACGCCAAAGCAGATATTTTGGTATGTctttgaattgaaaaatttcgtTTAGTAAATCGAAGTTTATGCACATACACGATGttatttgaaagaaaaaacaTTTCCCTTACTACTAAACAGAATTTTATATGTATAATAATTGTTTTAATAGATCTATTTGACTATTTTCCACAAATCAGTTTCATTATGTTGTGAATAGTGCATAATGAATTGTAATTTCCCTCACATACATTTCGATGTGAATGCACTTGTGTGATTATTTAGAAAGCCCAAATATTATATCAAATGTAGATTAAATTCTTGAAGAATATGTACTATCAACGATTCGAATAATActaatttaaaagaaaagtCCAGAAAAATTATCTCCACCAGCCGAACGGCAATTCTCAACCGCCATGCATAAGCATTCCCTAACACGGTCGACGAAACCAAGCGCCAACAAGCCAACAGTTTCCACTTCATTCGTATATTTCCCCCCACAGTTTGTACGCTTTCCAAGAGAAATAAAGTGAGTTAAAATGACTGAAACCGCTACCGAAGTTGTTGCTGCGGCACCTGCTGCTGCCTCTCCGGCCAAGGCCCCAAAGAAGGCCAAGGCTGCCAAGAGCGGCACTGCGAAACCGAAAAAGCCATCGACCCATCCACCAGTGAACGATATGGTTCTAGTTGCCATCAAGACCCTGAAGGAACGCAACGGTTCTTCGCTGCAGGCCATCAAGAAATACATCGCCGCAAACTACAAGTGTGACGTCGCCAAGTTGGCTCCATTTATCAAGAAGGCCTTGAAATCGGGCGTCGAGAAGGGAAAGCTTGCCCAGACTAAGGGTACTGGCGCTTCCGGATCATTCAAGGTTAAGGCCGACGCTAAGAAACCGGCCGGTGAGAAAAAGCCGAAGAAGGCTGCTGCCGCCAAGAAGCCCAAGAAGGCTGTTGGAGAGAAAAAAGCGGCTGCCAAGAAACCAGCTGGCGAGAAAAAGGCTAAGAAGCCAAAAGCTGCTGCCGCTAAGAAATCTGTGGCAAAGAAAGCCAAGGCAGCTCCTGCAAAGGCCGCCAAGAAGGCAGCTGCTCCTAAACAGAAAGCCACCAAGCCATCGAAGGCAGCAGCCAACAAGCCGAAGACCCcgaagccaaagaaggccgcacCAGCCAAGAAAGCTGCTCCCAAAAAAGCCGCCGCCAAGAAGTAAATTCAGTTGATACCGAATATTGCTTTTGTTGGCTCAACATAATCTCAAAAAagagtccttttcaggactaccAAATATTTCTCCAAAGAATTTGATAGATATATTTCCATCGAATAACGAATGCTTCAACAAACATTATCCTTCCTAATTTATATATTCATACTTCGCACTGAACCTCCTTTTCAATATTCCTTCGCAAAGAGAATGAGCAAATTAATATCACACTTTAAAGCGAAAAATTTTCTATTCCGTGCTTTATTCGTTAAATATATTGCGTAACATGTTTCGTTAAACCCATTTGGCGAAAATGACAATATCTCAATGTTTATACTCTAGATTGTTTATGTAAATTTGTTGTTGTACaagttagaaaaaatgtttcACTTTCATTGTTATATTCTTGTTAATATGCTAATACATAACATTCAACGATactcaaaatataaaaaattcttCCGTAATCGGGAAAAAAACATCCCAGTTTGCGTATAATATATCCCATTTTCATTTGAGTCAATGAATTGTTAGTATTTTCAAACAGAGCCAACGGTTGGTAGTAGCTCCCTGGCTAGTGGACAAAAGTAGTTTGTAACGTAAGCCACGCCCATATTCGAATCGTTGCTAAAGCACGtctaaatttcaattgtaatacTAGAAGCACAATAGATATCTTGCAACAAAGCCAAAAATAGGgcacaattaggcaatccattagacgtttctttgacaattcagcggtgggttctgtcaacaagtctactcctgcgaacagaaaaactcgtccgacgtcgtttgatgttggaccgaatcaacgatattgtcggacgtcgcacttctcggagtaacgtcaaaagaagtaaacaagaaataatcagctgatcagaaacgtctcatagaTTGCCTAATTTCCACACTAGAGGAAGCTGTTTCCATCgctttcaaaaaaatcaaagaagGACAGATATGTAAGATCAGAATGATTCTCGAGGCTTTTCTCAAAAAGACGTCCAATAATAAGACACACTCATTGTTCACTTTCCCTTTTGTTAATTAATAACCGTTTTCAAAACCTTTAACCGGACCGTAGGTTCTAGCTAACGGCCCAGTCGATCTCTTTGGTTATCGATGAGGAGAATTCCAAGCACAAAAATCACACTTTATCAAAACTAGCTAAATGCATACATTCAGGTTTAAACCAATTTGATTCCTTCCTAGGAAGAAACGGCGTATGAAATAGAAAATGCCAACTAATTCTTCGAAATGATTttgtggccctgaaaagggcctttttatgTTGTTCCATGTGAGTTCTCGCTATTTAACCTCCAAAACCGTACAAAGTACGTCCCTGTCGCTTCAGTGCGTAGACGACATCCATTGCGGTGACGGtcttgcgcttggcgtgttcagtgtaggtaaCGGCATCTCGAATGACATTTTCCAGGAACACCTTCAGCACTCCTCGTGTCTCCTCGTAGATCAGACCGGAGATgcgttttacaccaccacgacgagccagacggcGAATGGCGGgcttggtgattccctggatgttatcacgaagcaccttgcgatgacgcttggcgCCTCCTTTTCCGAGTCCCTTTCCTCCTTTACCGCGTCCAGTCATTTTCTCTGCTTATTGATGCTACTTTCAGTCAAGACCGTTGAAGTGAAACTTATGCCTTTCGCCGTTACATGTGTCCTTTATATAGTCAACGAGAGGGTATGTTTTTTCCGTTCCTTTTCGCTGATTGGCTGCTCCGTGCGGACCAACAGGGTATAAAGAGGATGCATGGCTGCCTGTGTATTTCATTCTGTGTTTTATCTTCATCGCGTTCAGTTACCTAGAAGACCTCAACCAACAGGCAATAATGGCTCGTACCAAGCAGACTGCTCGTAAATCAACTGGAGGAAAGGCTCCTCGCAAGCAGCTGGCAACGAAGGCTGCTCGTAAAAGTGCTCCGGCTACTGGTGGAGTGAAGAAGCCTCATCGTTATCGTCCGGGAACAGTCGCTCTTCGTGAGATCCGTCGTTACCAGAAGTCGACTGAACTTTTGATCCGCAAGCTcccattccagcgtctggttcgtgaaaTCGCTCAAGATTTCAAGACCGACTTGCGTTTCCAGAGTTCTGCTGTTATGGCTTTGCAGGAGGCTAGCGAAGCGTACCTGGTTGGCctgttcgaagacaccaatctgtgcgctatccatgccaagcgagtCACCATCATGCCAAAAGACATTCAGCTAGCTCGTCGTATCCGTGGAGAACGTGCTTAAGACGATCAGTTTTCATTAAATCTCATAGACAACAAAtcaaaggcccttttcagggccaccaaataaTTGCTTaagaattgaattttgaatattcTATGATTTTGTAGTTTGATTTAACATTAAAAGTGCTGCTGTGCTTTTCTTTTGGATTCATAAACTTTACATTTCACTTTCAAGTGTTTACCTATGATTTCGCTATGCGTGAAATGGCATGGCGGATGGAAGGAATGGAAAGCTATGCTGCGATGTAGTCTTTCTGAACATAATTaccagtaagtgtaattttttcaaattcgtTTAATAatgtttgcattttttacagacGAAAGATAATAAGGAAATTTTCAAGTTTCTGGCAGCAATGGTGAGCTTGCTCGAACCAGTCGAAAAATGGGCAAATATATGTAATATATCCAGACCTTTACATCGAACGCATTATTATAATTTATAGCATGACGATTCCGTTGGATCATCATCTAATATGCCGGAAGTTGTAAATGTTCTAACTTTCATATCAGAATTGATCCAACtgcgaaaataaataaataataaagacAAATATATCacctgaaaaatattttttttgttgaatttcaCGTTTGTAACAATGAACTTAATAAAGAGGTCTTTAAACGCAACATTAAAGTGTTAAGTGGTGAGTTTATTGATTTGCATATGCATATGCACTTTAAATTTACGAGTTTTGCTATTAAAATGGTCGTTCAATCTGATGATTGAATATCAAATATGTTTGGCATATGAATTTCGTATGGTTTATCT is part of the Topomyia yanbarensis strain Yona2022 chromosome 1, ASM3024719v1, whole genome shotgun sequence genome and encodes:
- the LOC131680096 gene encoding histone H2B; this encodes MAPKTSGKAAKKSGKAQKSIVKGDKKKRKQRRKESYAIYIYKVLKQVHPDTGVSSKAMSIMNSFVNDIFERIANEASRLAHYNKRSTITSREVQTAVRLLLPGELAKHAVSEGTKAVTKYTSSK
- the LOC131680107 gene encoding histone H4, producing the protein MTGRGKGGKGLGKGGAKRHRKVLRDNIQGITKPAIRRLARRGGVKRISGLIYEETRGVLKVFLENVIRDAVTYTEHAKRKTVTAMDVVYALKRQGRTLYGFGG
- the LOC131680078 gene encoding histone H1B-like, which gives rise to MTETATEVVAAAPAAASPAKAPKKAKAAKSGTAKPKKPSTHPPVNDMVLVAIKTLKERNGSSLQAIKKYIAANYKCDVAKLAPFIKKALKSGVEKGKLAQTKGTGASGSFKVKADAKKPAGEKKPKKAAAAKKPKKAVGEKKAAAKKPAGEKKAKKPKAAAAKKSVAKKAKAAPAKAAKKAAAPKQKATKPSKAAANKPKTPKPKKAAPAKKAAPKKAAAKK
- the LOC131680086 gene encoding histone H2A is translated as MSGRGKGGKVKGKAKSRSNRAGLQFPVGRIHRLLRKGNYAERVGAGAPVYLAAVMEYLAAEVLELAGNAARDNKKTRIIPRHLQLAIRNDEELNKLLSGVTIAQGGVLPNIQAVLLPKKTEKKA